A genomic segment from Vanacampus margaritifer isolate UIUO_Vmar chromosome 3, RoL_Vmar_1.0, whole genome shotgun sequence encodes:
- the cabp7a gene encoding calcium-binding protein 7 isoform X2, which translates to MPMHPVTSTLMYRGMCTIPDLLSYSAPVNLPEDEVEEIREAFKVFDRDGNGFISKQELGMAMRSLGYMPNEVELEVIIQRLDMDGDGQVDFEEFVTLLGPKLTAAAMPDKFNGTDFDSVFWKCDMQKLTVEELKRLLYDTFCDHLSMKDIENIIMTEENHIQNPEDCQVPAQRSRSSRRACAKA; encoded by the exons ATGCCGATGCACCCGGTCACCTCCACGCTCATGTACCGGGGGATGTGCACCATCCCGGACCTCCTCTCCTACAGCGCCCCGGTCAACCTGCCCGAAGACGAGGTGGAAG aGATccgcgaggcgttcaaagtgtTCGACCGCGACGGCAACGGCTTCATCTCCAAGCAGGAGCTGGGCATGGCCATGCGCTCCCTCGGCTACATGCCCAACGAGGTCGAGCTGGAGGTCATCATACAGCGGCTCGACATGGACG GTGACGGCCAGGTGGACTTTGAGGAGTTTGTCACGCTGCTCGGTCCCAAGTTGACGGCGGCCGCGATGCCCGACAAGTTCAACGGAACCGACTTTGACTCCGTTTTCTGGAAG TGCGACATGCAAAAGCTGACGGTGGAGGAGCTGAAGCGTCTTCTGTACGACACCTTCTGCGACCACCTGTCCATGAAGGACATCGAGAACATCATCATGACCGAGGAGAACCACATCCAGAACCCCGAGGACTGCCAG GTtccagcccaacgcagcaggtcAAGCAGACGTGCGTGCGCAAAAGCCTGA
- the cabp7a gene encoding calcium-binding protein 7 isoform X1 — MPMHPVTSTLMYRGMCTIPDLLSYSAPVNLPEDEVEEIREAFKVFDRDGNGFISKQELGMAMRSLGYMPNEVELEVIIQRLDMDGDGQVDFEEFVTLLGPKLTAAAMPDKFNGTDFDSVFWKCDMQKLTVEELKRLLYDTFCDHLSMKDIENIIMTEENHIQNPEDCQVDIDSSSPTQQVKQTCVRKSLICAFAIAFIISVMLIAANQVLRSGMK; from the exons ATGCCGATGCACCCGGTCACCTCCACGCTCATGTACCGGGGGATGTGCACCATCCCGGACCTCCTCTCCTACAGCGCCCCGGTCAACCTGCCCGAAGACGAGGTGGAAG aGATccgcgaggcgttcaaagtgtTCGACCGCGACGGCAACGGCTTCATCTCCAAGCAGGAGCTGGGCATGGCCATGCGCTCCCTCGGCTACATGCCCAACGAGGTCGAGCTGGAGGTCATCATACAGCGGCTCGACATGGACG GTGACGGCCAGGTGGACTTTGAGGAGTTTGTCACGCTGCTCGGTCCCAAGTTGACGGCGGCCGCGATGCCCGACAAGTTCAACGGAACCGACTTTGACTCCGTTTTCTGGAAG TGCGACATGCAAAAGCTGACGGTGGAGGAGCTGAAGCGTCTTCTGTACGACACCTTCTGCGACCACCTGTCCATGAAGGACATCGAGAACATCATCATGACCGAGGAGAACCACATCCAGAACCCCGAGGACTGCCAGGTGGATATCGACA GTtccagcccaacgcagcaggtcAAGCAGACGTGCGTGCGCAAAAGCCTGATCTGCGCCTTCGCCATCGCCTTCATCATCAGCGTCATGCTGATCGCCGCCAATCAGGTGCTGCGCAGCGGCATGAAGTAG